The following are encoded together in the Bos indicus isolate NIAB-ARS_2022 breed Sahiwal x Tharparkar chromosome 29, NIAB-ARS_B.indTharparkar_mat_pri_1.0, whole genome shotgun sequence genome:
- the NLRP6 gene encoding NACHT, LRR and PYD domains-containing protein 6, whose product MEGASCPCSGPGPRGLLQHSRQALCSTLSGFCGNKRSPASKEATCVGGTRQELGAGKSEEATCPTLLCHFLLTACLTATPAVLDLVIDSAGQLEASCSSMEPRAAAARELLLGALEDLSQEQLKRFRHKLRDERVDGRSIPWGRLERADTLDLVEQLVHFYGPERALDVAKKTLKRADVRDVAARLKERRLQSLGPSSPALLSVSEYKKKYREHVLRQHAKVKERDARSVKINKRFTKLLIAEEPEAERARRSDTHTFNRLFGRDEEGERRLTVALQGPAGIGKTMAARKILYDWAAGKLYHSQVDFAFFLSCRELLERPGTCSLADLILDQCPDREAPVQQMLAQSERLLFILDGVDEMLAPEPAEAAPCRDPHEAASGARVLGSLLSKELLPAARLLVTRRGATPGRLQARLCSPQCAEVCGFSDKDRKKYFYKFFQDEWKAEHAYRSVKENEMLFSLCFVPGVCWIVCTVLRQQLQRGQDLWRTSKTTTAVYLLFVASVLRSAPAADGAQLQRELRKLCRLACDGVLGGRARFSEEDLERLQLCGSKVQTQFLSKKEMPGVLETEVTYQFIDQSFQEFLAALSYLLEDEGAPRAPAGSIEALLQGDPELRGHLNLTTRFLFGLLNTERMCEIKRHFGCTVSERVKQRVLRWVQDQGQGRPRAAPEGTEEILAPQDTEESEEEEGEQLNYPLELLYCLHETQEDAFVHQALRGLPELVLERVHFSRMDLAVLSYCVRCCPAGQALRLVSCRLATAQEKKKKSLMKRLQGSLGGSSSRATTRKSPGSPLRPLCEAMTDRQCGLNSLTLSRCKLPDSVCRDLSEALREAPALAELGLFHNGLSEAGLRVLSEGLASPQCRVQTLRVQQPGLQEALQYMVGKLQQIPALTTLDLSGCQLSGPTVTCLCTTLKCPGCHLQTLRLTSVELSEQALQELQAVETANPRLVITHPALDAHPKPPTVPISAL is encoded by the exons ATGGAAGGAGCGTCTTGTCCCTGCTCTGGGCCTGGCCCGAGGGGGCTGCTTCAGCACAGCAGGCAGGCGCTCTGCTCCACCCTCTCGGGGTTCTGTGGGAACAAGCGGTCCCCTGCCAGCAAG GAGGCTACCTGTGTAGGGGGCACACGGCAGGAGCTGGGAGCAGGAAAGAGTGAGGAGGCAACCTGT CCCACCTTgctctgccatttcctgctcACAGCCTGCCTCACTGCCACACCCGCAG TGCTGGACCTAGTGATCGACTCTGCAGGCCAGCTAGAGGCCTCCTGCTCCAG CATGGAGCCCCGCGCTGCCGCTGCCCGCGAGCTGCTCCTGGGCGCCCTGGAAGACCTGAGCCAAGAGCAGCTGAAGCGCTTCCGCCACAAACTGCGGGACGAGCGGGTGGATGGCCGCAGCATCCCGTGGGGGCGGCTGGAGCGCGCGGACACCTTGGACCTCGTGGAGCAGTTGGTCCACTTCTACGGGCCGGAACGCGCGCTGGACGTGGCCAAGAAGACCCTGAAGAGGGCAGACGTGCGCGACGTGGCGGCGCGGCTCAAGGAGCGCCGGCTGCAGA GTCTCGGCCCCAGCTCCCCGGCGCTGCTCTCCGTCTCCG AGTACAAGAAGAAGTACCGGGAGCACGTGCTGCGGCAGCACGCTAAGGTGAAGGAGCGGGACGCTCGCTCAGTGAAGATCAACAAGCGCTTCACCAAGCTGCTCATCGCCGAGGAGCCGGAGGCCGAGCGCGCCCGGCGCTCAGACACCCACACCTTCAACCGCCTGTTCGGCCGCGACGAGGAGGGCGAGAGACGGCTGACCGTGGCGCTGCAGGGCCCGGCGGGCATCGGCAAGACCATGGCGGCCAGGAAAATCCTGTATGACTGGGCGGCGGGCAAGCTGTACCATAGTCAGGTGGACTTTGCCTTCTTCCTGTCTTGCCGCGAGCTGCTGGAGCGACCGGGCACGTGCAGCCTGGCCGACCTGATCCTAGACCAGTGCCCCGATCGCGAGGCGCCGGTGCAGCAGATGCTGGCGCAGTCCGAGAGGCTGCTGTTCATCCTGGACGGCGTAGACGAAATGCTGGCACCGGAGCCGGCCGAGGCCGCGCCCTGCAGAGACCCCCACGAGGCCGCGAGCGGCGCGCGGGTGCTGGGGAGCCTGCTGAGCAAGGAGCTGCTGCCCGCGGCGCGCCTGCTAGTGACCAGGCGAGGCGCCACCCCCGGGAGGCTGCAGGCCCGCCTGTGCTCACCGCAGTGCGCCGAGGTGTGTGGCTTCTCAGACAAGGACAGGAAGAAGTACTTCTACAAGTTTTTCCAGGACGAGTGGAAGGCGGAGCACGCCTACCGCTCCGTGAAGGAGAACGAGATGCTCTTCTCCCTGTGCTTCGTGCCCGGCGTGTGCTGGATCGTGTGCACCGTCCTGCGCCAGCAGCTCCAGCGCGGCCAGGACCTGTGGCGCACTTCCAAGACCACCACGGCCGTGTACTTGCTCTTCGTGGCCAGCGTCCTGAGATCGGCGCCCGCGGCCGACGGGGCCCAGCTGCAGAGAGAGCTGCGCAAGCTGTGCCGCCTGGCCTGTGACGGCGTCCTCGGGGGCAGGGCGCGGTTCTCGGAGGAGGACCTGGAACGCCTGCAGCTCTGCGGCTCCAAGGTCCAGACGCAGTTTCTCAGCAAGAAGGAGATGCCAGGCGTGCTGGAAACAGAGGTCACCTACCAGTTCATTGACCAGAGCTTCCAGGAATTCTTAGCTGCTCTGTCCTACCTGCTGGAGGACGAAGGGGCTCCCAGGGCACCTGCTGGCAGCATAGAGGCACTTCTGCAGGGGGACCCGGAGCTGCGCGGCCACCTCAACCTCACTACACGCTTCCTCTTTGGACTACTGAACACAGAGAGGATGTGTGAGATCAAGCGCCACTTCGGTTGCACAGTTTCAGAGCGCGTGAAGCAGCGTGTCCTGAGGTGGGTGCAGGACCAGGGCCAGGGCCGCCCCAGGGCGGCGCCAGAGGGGACGGAGGAGATCCTGGCACCCCAGGACACTGAGgagtcagaggaggaggagggcgagCAGCTCAACTACCCCCTGGAGCTGCTCTACTGCCTGCACGAGACACAGGAAGACGCGTTTGTGCACCAGGCCCTCCGCGGCCTCCCTGAGCTGGTGCTGGAGCGAGTGCACTTCAGCAGAATGGACCTGGCCGTCCTGAGCTACTGTGTGCGGTGCTGCCCGGCCGGGCAGGCGCTGCGGCTGGTCAGCTGCAGACTGGCCACTGcgcaggagaagaaaaagaagagcctGATGAAGCGTCTACAGGGCAGCCTGGGTGGCAGCTC CTCTCGAGCCACCACAAGAAAATCCCCAGGCTCCCCCCTGCGCCCACTCTGTGAGGCCATGACCGACCGGCAGTGTGGTCTGAACAGCCTGAC GCTGTCCCGCTGCAAACTCCCCGACTCGGTCTGCAGAGATCTCTCTGAGGCCCTGAGGGAGGCCCCGGCCCTGGCAGAGCTGGGCCTCTTCCACAACGGGCTCAGCGAGGCCGGCCTGCGTGTGCTGAGCGAGGGCCTGGCCTCGCCCCAGTGCCGGGTGCAGACACTCAG GGTTCAGCAGCCAGGCCTGCAGGAAGCGCTCCAGTACATGGTTGGCAAGCTCCAGCAAATCCCAGCACTGACCACCCTGGATCTCAGTGGCTGCCAGCTGTCAGGACCTACGGTGACCTGCTTGTGCACCACCCTGAAGTGCCCAGGATGCCACCTGCAAACCCTCAG GCTGACCTCTGTGGAGCTGAGCGAGCAGGCCCTGCAGGAGCTGCAAGCTGTGGAGACAGCAAACCCGAGACTAGTCATCACACACCCAGCGCTGGACGCCCATCCCAAGCCCCCCACAGTGCCCATCAGTGCCCTTTGA